The following is a genomic window from Actinomadura rubteroloni.
GGGTCGCGCTCTACGCGGTCGCGGCCGGAGCGGGCGGCGGGTCGGGCGGCGGACGCACCGGGACCGTCCTGTCCGGCGACGCGATCGTCATGGACATCGGCCGCGGCGACGCCGAGAAGCTCGGCGGCGGCGACCAGACCACGCTGGACGTGGCCGTCCCGGCGGCCGAGGCCGCGAAGGTGGCGCAGGCCGCCTCGCTCGGCGCGGTCGCGGTGGCGCTGCTGCCCGAGGGCACCAAGATCCCGACGACGCAGGGCGGCGGTGGCGACGTGCCCCCGGCGGGCAAGACCCAGCAGCCGACGGGGACCGCGCCGAACAGCGGGACCAGTCCGAGCGCGGGGAACTGACCGTGGCCCTCATCGCCCTCGCCGCCGACAAGGGAGCGCCCGGCGTCACCACGGCCGCCGTGGCGCTCGGCGCGGTCTGGCCCCGTCCGGTCCTGGTCGCCGAGTGCGACCAGGCGGGCGGCGACCTCGTCTACCGCCTGCCCGCCGAGGACACCGGCGACGCCGGGATGCTCAACCCGTCGCGCGGCCTGCTCAGCCTCGCCGCGACGGCCCGGCGCGGGCTGCGCCCCGACCAGATCGCCGAGCACTGCCAGCGGCTCGTCGGCGGCCTCGACGTGCTCGTCGGGCTGACCAGCGCCGAGCAGGCGCAGGCGATGACGTGGCTGTGGGGGCCGCTCGGGCGCGCGTTCGCCGGGCTCGGATCGGTGGACGTCCTCGCCGACTGCGGACGGCTCGGCGCGGGCAGCCCGCTGCTGGACCTCATGCGCGAGGCCGACCTCGTCGTGCTCGTCACCCGCGCCACCCTGGAACAGGTCGCCCACCTGCGCGAACGCGTCGCGGTGCTGGGGGAGGAGCTGCGCGGCGGGCCGCCGCTCGGCGTGCTCGTCCTCGCCGACCCGCGCGCCTTCCGCGGCTCGGTCGCCGAGGTCGACCGCATCCTCGCCGGCACGCGCCGCCGGCTGGCGGGCCAGGCCGACGCCGCGCGCCCCGGCCCGGCGGCGCCGTCGGTGAGCGTCCTCGGCGGGCTCGCGCTCGACCCGAAGGGCGCCGACCTGCTCGGCGGCCGGTGGGGCGGCCGGCTCGACCGCTCGCTGCTGATCCGCTCCGCGCGCGAGGCCGCCGCCGACCTGGCCGGACGCGTCGTCGCCGGCGCGGCCCGTCCGCCCGCCGACACCGCGCCGCTTGTCGAGGACGGGAGGCGCTAGATGGACCACGGACTCGTCAAACGGCTCCGCCAGGAAGTCGGCGACCGGCTCGCCCAGCAGCGGCGGCTGGACGCCGCGCACGGGCTCGCGGCGATGTCGGGCGAGGACGAGCGCCAGTTCGCCCGCGCGCTCATCGGGCAGGTCCTGGAGGAGTACGCGCGCGGCGAGATCACGTCCGGGCGCCGTCCGCCGAACGCCGAGGAGGAAGAGGCGCTCGCGGCGGGCGTCCACGCGGCGCTGTTCGGCGTCGGCCGGCTCCAGCCGCTGCTGGAGGACCCCGAGATCGAGAACATCGACGTCAACGGCTGCGACCGCGTGTTCATCGGGTACGCCGACGGACGCGAGGCCATGGGGGAGCCCGTCGCCGAGAGCGACGAGGAACTGGTCGAACTCATCCAGATCCTCGCGGCCTACAGCGGCCTGTCGTCGCGTCCGTTCGACACCGCCAACCCCGAACTCGACCTGCGCCTCCCGGACGGGTCGCGCCTGTCGGCGGTGATGGACGTGACCGTCCGGCCCGCGCTCTCGATCCGCCGCGCCCGCCTCGGCAAGGTGTTCCTCGCCGACCTGGTCGGGACCGGGACGTTCAGCGCCGAGCTGGGCCGGTTCTTCCGCGCGGCCGTCCACGCCCGCAAGAACATCATGATCGCCGGTGCGACCAACGCGGGGAAGACGACGCTGTTGCGCGCCATCGCCAACGAGATCCCGGCGCACGAGCGGCTGATCACCGTCGAGCGGGCGCTGGAACTCGGGCTGGACGCGTTCCCCGAGCTGCACCCGAACGTCGTCGCGTTCGAGCAGCGGCTCCCGAACTCCGAGGGCCAGGGCCTCATCTCGATGGCGGACCTGGTACGGCGGTCGCTGCGCATGAACCCGTCCCGCGTGATCGTCGGCGAGGTGCTCGGCGACGAGATCGTCACGATGCTCAACGCGATGACGCAGGGCAACGACGGCTCGCTGTCCACCATCCACGCGAACTCCTCGGCGGAGGTGTTCAACCGCATCGCGACGTACGCGATCCAGTCCGAGGAACGGCTGCCCGTCGACGCGACGCATATGCTCATCGCGGGCGCCATCGACTTCGTCGTGTTCATCGAGAAGCGCAACGACTACGCGCGCGGCGGGCGGCTGCGCCGGTACGTCGCGAGCGTCCGCGAGGTGACGGGCAGCGACGGGCGCGTGCTGTCGTCGGAGGTGTTCGCGCTCGGCCCGGACGGCACGGCCGTCCCGCACGCGCCGATCGCCTGCGCCGACGACCTCGCCGAGTACGGGTACGACCCGGCGCGCGAGGCCGTCCAGTGGTGAGGGGGCGCGGTGTACTCGGCTGACGTCCTGCTGGCGATCGCGGCGGGCGCGCTCGCGGGCGGCGGGATCCTGCTGCTCGTCGCGAGCCTGCGCGGGATGCCGGTGCGGCGCGGCCCCGACCGGGCGCGGCGCCGCGAGGAGATGATCCGCACCCTGACCACCCGCACGGCCGTCGCCGTCCTCGCCGGGGCCGCGGTGCTGGTCGTGACGCGCTGGCCGATGGCGGCGATCGGGACGGGCGTGCTCGTCCTCGCCTGGAACGGCCTGGCGGGCGGCGCCGCCGAGGAACGGCGCGGGATGGCGCGGCTGGAGGGCCTGGCCGCGTGGTCGGAGTCGCTGCGCGACACGATCGCGGGCGCGGTCGGGCTGGAGCAGGCGATCCCGGCGTCGCTGCGCGCGGCGGCGCCCGCGCTCCAGCGCCCGCTGCGCGACCTCGTGGACCGCCTCCACACCCGCGTGCCGATGCCCGAGGCGCTGCGCCGGTTCGCCGACGACCTGGACGACCCGTCCGCCGACCTCGTCGTCGCCGCCCTGATCCTGAACGCCAAGCTGCGCGGCCCCGGCCTGCGCGACATGCTCGGCGCGCTCGCGACGTCCGCCCGCGCCGAACTGGACATGCGGCGCCGCGTGGAGGCCGACCGGCGCTCGACGCGGCGCAGCGTCCGGATCGTCGTCGGCGTCTCGGTCGGGACGGCCATCGCGCTCGCGGTGTTCAACCACTCCTACGTCGAGCCGTACGACGACTTCCTCGGACAGCTCGTCCTGTGCGTGGTCATCGGCCTGTACGCCCTGGGCTTCCTGTGGCTGCGCCGTCTGGCACGGCACGAACTGCCCGACCGCTTCCTCGCCGGCCGCGAAGACCGTCCGGGCGTCCCGAGCGAGGTCCCGTCCACAGTCGCCGGCTGGCGCGGCCGTTCCCCCCTCCGCTCCCGCGAAGGGGGCATGCAGTGAATTCGGCGTTGCTCGCGGGGGCCATTGCGGGGCTCGGGTTGTTCGCGCTCGTGCGGGCGTTGTTCCCGCCGCGGCCGGGGTTGGCGACGCGGCTGGCGGCGTTCGACGCGGCGCGGCGGCGGGGGACCGAGCGGGCCGGGCGGACGTCGCCTACGCGCGAGTCCGTCGGTGGGCTGCGCGCCCGGGTCGGCCGGGAGCTGGTGCGGTTCGCCGAGGCGCGCGGGTGGCGGATGACGTCCATTCGCGCGGACCTGGACATCACCGACCGGTCGCTGGAGGCGTTCCTCGCCACCAAGTTCCTGCTGCCGGCCGCCGCGTTGCTGTTCGTCCCGGTGGTCATCGCCTACTTCGCGCTGCTCGGGCTCGGGATGTCGGTGCAGGTCCCGGCGTGGATCTGCGTCATCTTCGCCGTCGCGTTCTTCTTCTTCCCCGACGTGCAGCTCCGGCAGGAGGCCGTCGCGCGGCGCAATGACTTCCGGCGGGTCGTGGGAGCGTTCCTGGACCTGGTCTCGATGAACCTCGCGGGCGGACGCGGCGTCCCCGAGGCGCTGATGACGGCCGCGAACGTCGGCGACGGCTGGGCGATGCGGCGGCTGCGCGACGCCCTCGGCAACGCCCGCATCACCGGCCGGACGCCCTGGCAGGCGCTCGGCACGCTCGGCGAGGACCTGGACGTCGCCGAACTGCGCGACCTGGCCGGGGCGCTCGCGCTCGTCGCCGACGACGGCGCGCAGGTCCGCAAGTCCCTGGCCGCGCGGGCGGCGTCCATGCGCAGCCGCGAGCTGTCGGAGCTGGAGGGGAAGGCGGGCGAGCGCTCCCAGTCGATGCTCGTCGCGCAACTGTTCCTCTGCGGTGCCTTCCTCGTCTTCCTGGCCTATCCCGCCGTGATCCGGGTGATGGGATCCTGAACGTTCCCCGCCGTCCGTACCGATCCCCTCTAGGAGCGGAACAGATGAATCTGCTGAACGATCCGACACTCGTCTATCTGCGGGCCGTGCTCGGCACGCGCGTCCACCGGCTGCGGACGGAGGACCGCGGCCGGGGCGCCTCGGCGATCGAATGGGCGATCATCACGGCCATCCTGGCCGCGATCGCGCTCGCCATCGGCGCGACCATCATGAAGAAGATCAGCGACAAGGCCGACAGCATCAACACCGGCACCTGAGCCGTGCGCGGGAGGCGGGACGGCGGCGCGTCGGCGATCGAGTTCGCCATCCTCACGCCGGTGCTGCTGCTCGTGCTGCTCGCGTCCGTCCAGTTCGCGATGGTGTACCACGCGCGGCAGGTCGCGCTCGCGGCGGCGCAGGCCGGGGCGCGGGTGGCGCGCACCGACACGGGCGGCGACTGGCGCGGCCGGGCGGTGGACAAGGCCGGGACGGACGTCCGCCAGATCGGCCCGAAGCTCATCGAGGGCCTGTCCGTCCAGGCGGGCCAGGACGGCGACGAGCGCTGGGTCCAGGTCAGCGGGACGGCCGTGCGCGTCGTGCCGTTCCTGACGTTCTCGGTGACCCAGCGGTCGCAGGGGCCGATCGAGTGCTTCCGCCCGGACGTCGGCGTCGGCACGGCCTGCGAGGCGCAGCGGTGACCGACCGGGGCTCGATGTCGCTGGAGATGGTGCTGGTAACGCCGCTCATGGTCGTGTTCCTGCTGTTCCTTGCGGGCGCCGGGCGGATGGTCGACGCCCAGAGCCAGGTGGACGGCGCGGCCCGCGACGCGGCACGCGCGGCGTCGGTGGCGCGCAGCGCGTCCGGGGCGCGGGCGATGGCGGAGGCCGCCGCGTCCGCCGACCTGCGCGGCCACCACTGGTGCTCGGGCGGCCCGTCGGTCACGGTGGACCTCGGCGACTGGCGCGCGGGCGGACGCGTCGCGGTCACGATCGGCTGCGACGTGGACCTCGGCGACCTGGCCTTCATCGGTCTGCCCGGCACGAAGCGGCTCCAGGGCCGCGCGCTCGCCCCGATCGACACCTATACCTATCGCGGAGGTGACTGATGCACCGCGACGACGGCACGATCTCGTTGTACGTCGTGCTGTTCGCGCCATCGGTCCTGCTGCTCGCCGGGCTGCTCGTGGACGGCGGCCTCGCGATCCACGCCCGGCAGCGCGCCGCCGACATCGCCGAGCAGGCCGCGCGGGCGGGCGCGAACCAGATCGACGACGCGGCGCTGCGGCGCACCGGCAAGCCCGTGCTGGATCCGGCGCGGGCGCGGGCTGCGGCCTGCGCGATGGTCACCGACTACGACGCGACCGTCACCGGCCGCGAGTGCGACGCCGACACCCGGCAGGTGCGGGTGACGGTGCGGCTCACGGTGCGGTCGCAGATCCTCGGCATCGTGCCGGGGCTCGGTTCGTTCACGATGACGTCCGCGGCGACCGCCGAGCCGGTCACGGGGAACGACGCGCCATGAACCGGACGCGTGCGGTACAGGAAGGCATTGAACGGACGACGGGCACGTCTACGATGACGAGGACGGCACCCCCACGACTCCCCCGACAGGCTCAGAACTCGGCACAGACGGCGATCGGCGAACGCTAGGGACGCGGCGGCGACGAACATGGCGACACGACAGACACCGATGGACTCCCGGCGGACCGGGCGCCGGCGCACCCCCGGCGACGTGCTCGCGGGCGTCGGCGCGATCCTCGCGCTGACCGCGCTGCTCGTCGGCGTGCCCTGGGCGCTGCTGGCGGTGTTCGGCTCCCCGCTGCCGAGCGGGCCGCCGTCGCTGTCCGACCTGTCCCAGACGGTCGGCGCGAGCGCGCTTCTCCCGATCCTCGCGACGCTGGTCTGGCTGGCGTGGCTCCAGTTCGCCGCGTGCGTCGCGGTCGAGGTGTACGCGGGCGTGCGCGGCGTCGGCGTGCCCGCGCGGGTGCCGCTGGCGGGCGGGACGCAGTCGCTCGTCCACCGGCTCGTCGTGACGGCGCTGCTGCTGTTCACCGCGACGACCGCCGTCGTGCCCGCCGCGTTCTCGGCGCGCGGTCTGACGCAGGCGCCGCCCGCGTCCGCCGTCCACCTCGTCGCGCAGGTGGAGCAGGTGCCCGCCGCCGCGCCGCAGCAGGCCGAGCACACCGCCGTGACGCCCGCCGAGACGCCGGCGAAGAACGGCACCACGAAGATCTACCGGGTGCAGCCGCCGGACGGACGCCACCACGAGAGCCTGTGGGAGATCGCCGAGAAGTGCCTCGGCGAGGGCCGCCGCTACAAGGAGATCTACGCGCTGAACCAGGGGCACGTCCAGCCCGACGGCAGCAAGCTGACGATCGCGAGCCTGATCCGTCCGGGCTGGGTGCTGGAGATGCCGCACGACGCCAAGCACGCGAGGACGATCCCGGTGTCGGAGCTGAACGACTACTTCCGGCACGGGCACCCCGTCCACCACCCGGCGCCCGAGCCGGACAAGCCGCCCGCGCAGGACCCGGTGCAGGAGCCGCACCACGAGCGGGCGCCGCACACCGAGGCCCCGCACACGCAGGCGCCGACGCAGGCCCCGCACACCGAGGCGCCCCACACGCAGGCGCCCGAGAAGGCGCCCGAGAAGGCGCCCGAGAAGGCGCCGGTCGCGCCGCCGCTCAAGGAGCCCGCGCGGTCCGCGCCCAAGCACGACGCGCCGGACCAGACGCCCGCGTCGTCCCCGGTGTCCGGGCACGAGAGCGACCACACGATCCCGCTGTCGTTCCACATGGAATGGCCGCAGGGCCTCGCCGCCGCGTCGCTGCTGGCCGCCGGGCTGCTGGCCGTCCTCGGCCGCCGCCGGCGCGAGCAGATGTGGCGCCGCGCGTTCGGGCACCGCATCGCCCGGCCCGAGGGACGCGCCGCGCTCGCCGAGCACGCCCTGCGGTTCGGCTCCGACGAGGACGCCGCCCGGCTGCTCGACCTCGGCCTGCGTCAGCTCTCCAAGTCGATGGCGGCGGGCGGACGGCCGCTCCCGACCGTCTACGGCGTCCACCTCGGCCACGGCAGCCTCGACCTGTGGATCGCCCCAGCCGACCGCAACCCGCCCGCGCCGTGGCAGGCGTTCGACGACGGCCAGGTGTGGCGGCTCACCGCCGACGCGCTCGGCGGGCTGGAGGCGGCCGACCTCGGCGACGTCCTCGCCCCCTACCCGGGCCTGGTGTCGATCGGCACCAACGACACCGGCCGCATCCTGGTCGACCTGGAGGCCGCGCACGGGCTCATCGCGCTGCGCGGCCCGTCGGGCGGACGCCGTGCCGTCCTCGCCGCGCTCGCCCTGGAACTCGCGACGAACCGCTGGTCGGACCATATGCGGGTGACGCTCGTCGGGTTCGGCCAGGAACTCGGGGAGGGCCTGACGCGCATCGCGCCGGACCGGATCCGCGCCGTCCCGAACCTCGCCGACGCGCTGCCCGAGCTGGAGGGGCGCAGCGAGGAGGTGCGGCAGGCGCTGGCCGCGTCCGGCGTGGACTCGGTGCTCACCGGACGGTCCCGGGGCGTGTTCGGCGAGGCGTGGATGCCGCACTACCTGATCATGGCGGACGAGCCGGACGCGATCGAGGCGGACCGGCTCGTCGCGCTCGCCCGCACCGGCACCCGGATGGCGGCGGGCTATCTCGTCCCCGGCGAGGTGCAGGGCGCCACCTGGACGTGGGACCTGGACGAGTCCGGCCGCCTCCAGGCCGGGGTCCTCGGCTTCGACGTCGACGCCCAGCTCGTCCCCGAGGACCAGTACCGGGGCGTGTTCGACCTGTTCGACACGGCCGCGCGCACCGAGTCGGTGCCGCTGCCCGAGCCGCTCGCCGAGACCGAGCCGCCCGGCGCGTCCCAGTCCGCCGTGGACATCCGGCTGCTCGGCGCCGTCGAGATCGACGCGCCGGGCCCGATGGACGCCAGCCGCCGCGACCTGTGCACCGAGGTCCTGGTCTATCTCGCGCTGCACCCGAACGGCGTCCACCCGACGGTGCTCGGCGGAGCGATCTGGCCGCGCGGCGTCACGGCGGGCGTCCGCGACGCGACCGTCGCCCGCGTGTCGGACTGGCTCGGCCGCGACGCGCGCGGCCGGCCCAACCTCTACTACGACGACCGGGGCCGCATCCGGCTCGGCTCGGAGGTCCGCATCGACTGGGCCGTGTTCCGCTGGCTGCTGTGGCGGTCGGCGGCGGAACCGGCGTCCGAGACGGCCTACATGTCGTACGCGCTCGACCTGGTGCGCGGGCCGCTGCTGGCGGACCGTCCGCGCGGCCGGTACGGGTGGCTGGCGTCCAGCGACCTGGAGTACGAGGCGTCCGCGCGGATCGTGGACGTCGCGCACCGGCTCGTCCTCATCCGGCTGGACGAGGGTGACGCGCGTGCCGCGACGGGCGCCGCCCGCGCGGGCCTGCGGCTGGCGCCCGGCGACGAGAGCCTCTGGCGGGACCTGCTGCGCGCCACGCACGCGCTCGGCGACGACGCGCAGGTCAGGACCGTGGTGGACGAGCTGCGCGACCGCTTCGGCCGCGACCCGTTGTTCGACCAGCTCCAGCCGGAGACCGAGGCGCTGATGGAGGAACTCGTCCCCGAATGGCACCGCGTGCTCAGTTGACCCCGACCAACCGACCCCGACCGACCTCCCGGGTTGACCCCGACCAACCGACCCCGACCGACCCCCCGGGCTGACCCCGGCCTCGCGGGTCAGTCCGAGGTGCCGTAGCCGATGCCGAACTCGCGGTAGACGCGCTCCCAGAAGCCGTCCCGCAGCCAGGTGCGGGCCTCCTGGTAGGGCCGCAGCGACGAGCCGAGTTCCTTCTCGGCCTCGATCAGCAGCTCCTTGTCGATGACGGGCGGCAGGATCGGGCCGGGCAGCAGGTCGCGGATGTTGTCCCGGCCGCGCTCGAACACCCACTTCTGCGCGACGTGCTCGCCGATCTCGCGCATGTGGTCGCGCTCGGGGCCGAGCTTGCTCTCGGCGAGCGCCGCGCCCGCCGCGTTCAGCGACGCCGCCACCGTCGCCGGGGACGGCCCGCGCACGTTGTTCGGCACGCTGTTCGGGACGGCCGCGGGCAGCGCCGCCGGGGTCCCGCTCGGCACCGGGACGGGCCGCACCGCGGGCACCCGTCCGGCGAACACCTCGGCGGGCGACGGCACCGTGACCGTCTTCCCCGTCGCGGGCACCGGCGGCGCCGGGACGGGCAGCGCCTTGGCCTTGGTGAAATAGGGCCGCAGGAAGTCGGCGGGCAGCACCTCGACCGTGTCGGACTCCCAGACCAGCCATTCCGCCTGGTTGGAGCCGTGTGTCGGTTCCACGCCCCACAGGTGGACCCGTACGCCGTAGCGTTGCGCCGCCTCGACGGCCGGGAGCATGTCCTCGTCGCCCGCCAGCAGCACCGCGTCGGTGATCGCGCGGTGCCGGGCGAGGGCCTCCAGGTCGGCGCGGAGCTGCGCGTCCACGCCCTTCTGCTGGCCCTGCGCGTTCAGGTTGCCGAGCCGCAGCTTCACCAGCGGCAGGTTGGCGATCACGCGCTGGTCCACGGTCGGCTGCCGCTTGGGCGCCGCGTCGAACCAGTAGACGCGCAGCAGCTCGCCCAGAAGTTGATCATCAGCGTGGTCGGTCAGAGCCTTGATCAGCTTCTCCGCCGCGACGCGGTACTCGCGCCGGGACCCGCAGCCGAGCAGGAGCGCCCCGGAGGCCGCGTAGAGGTATCCCGCGTCGACGAAAATCGCGAACCGCGCGGGCTGTGGGACGAACTCCGAGGTGGCCATGACGTTTCACCTTATTCGTGCCCGGCGCCTCTCCGGGCGCGATCCACGGTTACATGTCCCTTGAGCATGTCCCGTCGCGCTCCGTCCACACCCGCCGACCGCGAATCACCAGGAGAAATCACGGCGCTGCCCGCCGTGACCGTCCGCGGGGCGAAACGGTCCCGGTACGGCGTTTCCCGGCACCCCCTCGGCGGGCGTCCGGCGGGCCGTCAGCGCGGCCCGAAAGCCGCCCGCCAGGCGCCCGCGCCGGGCCGCGCCGACGGCGTCCCGCGCACGAGCCGCGCCGGGTCCGACCACCGCGACCGGGCCCGCGCGGCCCCGTCGCATCCCGCCGCGCCGCGCGCCCGCGCCGTCAGCACCGCGACCAGCGCCGCGACCTCCTCCGGCGCGGCGTCGCCCCGGACGACCTGCAGAAACGGCCTGGTCTCGCTCATCCGCGCCCCTTCGTCGCCGGTCACAGCGGGATGTTGCCGTGCTTCTTGGGCGGCAGGGTGGCGCGCTTCTCGCGCAGGGCGCGCAGCGCCTTCACCACGTGCCCGCGCGTCTCGGAGGGCTTGATCACCGCGTCCACGTACCCCCGGTCGGCGGCGATGTAGGGGTTGGCGAGGGTGTCCTCGTACTCGGTGACCAGCTCGGCGCGCAGCGCGTCGGGGTCCTGCGCGGCGGCCAGCTCGCGCCGGTACAGGATGTTCACCGCGCCCTGCGCGCCCATGACCGCGATCTGCGCCGTCGGCCAGGCGAGGTTGACGTCCGCGCCGAGGTGCTTGGAGCCCATGACGTCGTACGCGCCGCCGTACGCCTTGCGGGTGATGACGGTGACGAGCGGGACCGTCGCCTCCCCGTAGGCGTAGAGCAGTTTCGCGCCGCGCCGGATGATGCCGTTCCACTCCTGGTCGGTGCCGGGAAGGAAGCCGGGGACGTCCACGAACGTCAGCACCGGGATGTTGAACGCGTCGCAGGTCCGGATGAACCGGGCGGCCTTCTCCGACGCGTCGATGTCGAGCGTCCCGGCGAGCTGGAGCGGCTGGTTGGCGACGACGCCGACGGACCGTCCCTCCACGCGCCCGAACCCGACGATGATGTTCGGCGCGAACAGCTCGTGGACCTCCAGGAACTCGCCGTCGTCCACGACCGCCTCGATGACGGTGTGCATGTCGTACGGCTGGTTCGGCGAGTCGGGGATGAGCGTGTCCAGCTCGGCGACCAGTTCGGCGGGGTCGGCCGGGTTGTCGAAGACGGGCGGCTCGGACAGGTTGTTGGACGGCAGGTAGGACAGCAGCGCTTTCACGTAGTCCAGCGCGTCCTGCTCGTCGGCGCCCTGGTAGTGCGCCACGCCGGACCGCGAGTTGTGCGCGTGCGCGCCGCCCAGCTCCTCCATCGTCACCGACTCGCCGGTGACGGTCTTGATGACGTCCGGCCCGGTGATGAACATGTGGGACGTCTTGTCCACCATGACGACGAAGTCCGTCAAAGCGGGCGAGTACACGTGCCCGCCCGCCGCCGCGCCCATGATCAGCGAGATCTGCGGGATCACGCCGGACGCGTGGACGTTCCGCTTGAAGATCTCGGCGTAGAGCCCGAGCGCGACCACGCCCTCCTGGATCCGCGCGCCGCCGCCCTCGTTGATGCCGATGATCGGGCAGCCGGTCTTCAGCGCCATGTCGAGCATCTTGACGATCTTCTCGCCGTAGACCTCGCCGAGGGAGCCGCCGAACGCCATGACGTCCTGGGAGAACACGCAGACCGGACGTCCGTCCACGGTCCCGTGCCCGATGACGACGCCGTCGCTGTAGGGCCGCTTCTTCTCCAGCCCGAACATGGTCGAGCGGTGCCGGGCGAACTCGTCGAACTCGGTGAACGAGCCCTCGTCCAGCAGCGCGTCGACGCGCTCGCGCGCCGTCATCTTGCCCTTGGCGTGCTGCTTCTCGACCGCCGCGGCCGACGCGGCGTGGACGGCCTCGAACCGCCGCCGGTCCAGGTCCGCGATCTTGCCCGCGGTCGTGTGGATGTCGATGTCCGGGGACACCACGGGTTCAGGAGCTTCCATCGCCATGCGGGTCAGCGTAACCGCAGCTTGAACCCGCGTCAGTCGCGCCCCGACATTCCGCCCGCCCCGCCCGCCGCGGCCCGCCCCCGCGCTGATTACCCTGAACCCGTGGCTACCAAGACGCGCGACCTCCTGCGGCACGATCTGCCCGAACCGCTGCGCAAGGACGTCCGGCTCCTCGGCGCGATGCTCGGCGACAGCCTGGTGGAGTACGCCGGCCCGGACCTGCTGGACGACGTCGAACGGCTCCGGCACGCCGTGATCGGGGCACGGCGCGGCGAGGTGGCCGTCGCCGAGATCACCGAGCTGGTCGACGGCTGGACGTTGGAACGCGCCGAACAGGTGGCGCGGGCCTTCACCGTCTACTTCCATCTGACGAACCTCGCCGAGGAGCACCACCGCATCCGGACGCTGCGGGAACGTGACACCGGCGAGAGCGTGCCGTCGTCGGTCGCGGCGGCCGTCGAGCAGATCCGCGCGGACGGCGGGCTGGACGCGGCCGTCGCGGGTCTGGAGATCCACCCGGTGTTCACCGCGCACCCGACCGAGGCGCGGCGGCGCGCGATCGTCACCGGGATCCAGCGCATCAGCGACCTGCTGTCGGCGCTGCACGCCGGGCCGGGCGCGGCCGAGCGCGCGGACGTCGAGCGCCGCATGCGCGAGGAGATCGACCTGCTGTGGCGGACGGCGCTGCGCCGCCACGCCCAGATGGACCCGCTGGACGAGGTCCGCACCGCGATGGCCGCGTTCGACGAGACGATCTTCCGGGTGGTGCCGCGCATCTACCGGGCGCTGGACGCGGCGCTGAACCCGTCCGGGACGGGCCGCGAAGCGTTCGAAGCGCCCGCCTACCTGCGGTTCGGGAGCTGGATCGGCGGCGACCGCGACGGCAACCCGTTCGTCAC
Proteins encoded in this region:
- a CDS encoding NYN domain-containing protein → MATSEFVPQPARFAIFVDAGYLYAASGALLLGCGSRREYRVAAEKLIKALTDHADDQLLGELLRVYWFDAAPKRQPTVDQRVIANLPLVKLRLGNLNAQGQQKGVDAQLRADLEALARHRAITDAVLLAGDEDMLPAVEAAQRYGVRVHLWGVEPTHGSNQAEWLVWESDTVEVLPADFLRPYFTKAKALPVPAPPVPATGKTVTVPSPAEVFAGRVPAVRPVPVPSGTPAALPAAVPNSVPNNVRGPSPATVAASLNAAGAALAESKLGPERDHMREIGEHVAQKWVFERGRDNIRDLLPGPILPPVIDKELLIEAEKELGSSLRPYQEARTWLRDGFWERVYREFGIGYGTSD
- a CDS encoding acyl-CoA carboxylase subunit epsilon, with protein sequence MSETRPFLQVVRGDAAPEEVAALVAVLTARARGAAGCDGAARARSRWSDPARLVRGTPSARPGAGAWRAAFGPR
- a CDS encoding acyl-CoA carboxylase subunit beta, yielding MAMEAPEPVVSPDIDIHTTAGKIADLDRRRFEAVHAASAAAVEKQHAKGKMTARERVDALLDEGSFTEFDEFARHRSTMFGLEKKRPYSDGVVIGHGTVDGRPVCVFSQDVMAFGGSLGEVYGEKIVKMLDMALKTGCPIIGINEGGGARIQEGVVALGLYAEIFKRNVHASGVIPQISLIMGAAAGGHVYSPALTDFVVMVDKTSHMFITGPDVIKTVTGESVTMEELGGAHAHNSRSGVAHYQGADEQDALDYVKALLSYLPSNNLSEPPVFDNPADPAELVAELDTLIPDSPNQPYDMHTVIEAVVDDGEFLEVHELFAPNIIVGFGRVEGRSVGVVANQPLQLAGTLDIDASEKAARFIRTCDAFNIPVLTFVDVPGFLPGTDQEWNGIIRRGAKLLYAYGEATVPLVTVITRKAYGGAYDVMGSKHLGADVNLAWPTAQIAVMGAQGAVNILYRRELAAAQDPDALRAELVTEYEDTLANPYIAADRGYVDAVIKPSETRGHVVKALRALREKRATLPPKKHGNIPL